In Xyrauchen texanus isolate HMW12.3.18 chromosome 45, RBS_HiC_50CHRs, whole genome shotgun sequence, a single window of DNA contains:
- the LOC127637182 gene encoding uncharacterized protein LOC127637182 isoform X5 yields the protein MLVLLGEIRSDAGFTGGDQIRCWFYWGRSDQMLVLLGEIRSDAGVTGGDQIRCWCYWGRSDQMLVLLEEIRSDAGVTGGDQIRCWCYWGRSDQMLVLLEEIRSDAGVTGGDQIRCWCYWRRSDQMLVLLEEIRSDAGVTGGDQIRSDAGVTGGDQIRCWCYWGRTDQMLVLLEEIRSDAGVTGGDQIRCWCYWGRSDQMLVLLGEIRSDAGVTGGDQIRCWCYWRRSDQMLVLQEEIRSDAGVTGGDQIRCWCYWRRSDQMLVLLGEIRSDAGVTGGDQIRCWCYWGRSDQMLVLLEETRSDAGVTGGDQIRCWCYWRRSDQMLVLLEEIRSDAGVTGGDQIRCWCY from the exons atgctggtgttactcggggagatcagatcagatgctggttttactggaggagatcagatcagatgctggttttactgggggagatcagatcagatgctggtgttattgggggagatcagatcagatgctggtgttactggaggagatcagatcagatgctggtgttactgggggagatcagatcagatgctg gtgttactggaggagatcagatcagatgctggtgttactggaggagatcagatcagatgctggtgttactgggggagatcagatcagatgctggtgttactggaggagatcagatcagatgctggtgttactggaggagatcagatcagatgctg gtgttactggaggagatcagatcagatgctggtgttactggaggagatcagatcagatgcaggtgttactgggggagatcagatcagatcagatgctggtgttactgggggagatcagatcagatgctggtgttactgggggagaacagatcagatgctggtgttactggaggagatcagatcagatgctggtgttactggaggagatcagatcagatgctggtgttactgggggagatcagatcagatgctggtgttactgggggagatcagatcagatgctggtgttactggaggagatcagatcagatgctggtgttactggaggagatcagatcagatgctggtgttacaggaggagatcagatcagatgctggtgttactgggggagatcagatcagatgctggtgttactggaggagatcagatcagatgctggtgttactgggggagatcagatcagatgctggtgttactggaggagatcagatcagatgctggtgttactgggggagatcagatcagatgctggtgttactggaggagaccagatcagatgctggtgttactgggggagatcagatcagatgctggtgttactggaggagatcagatcagatgctggtgttactggaggagatcagatcagatgctggtgttactggaggagatcagatcagatgctggtgttactga
- the LOC127637182 gene encoding uncharacterized protein LOC127637182 isoform X6 yields MLVLLGEIRSDAGFTGGDQIRCWFYWGRSDQMLVLLGEIRSDAGVTGGDQIRCWCYWGRSDQMLVLLEEIRSDAGVTGGDQIRCWCYWRRSDQMLVLLGEIRSDAGVTGGDQIRCWCYWRRSDQMLVLLEEIRSDAGVTGGDQIRSDAGVTGGDQIRCWCYWGRTDQMLVLLEEIRSDAGVTGGDQIRCWCYWGRSDQMLVLLGEIRSDAGVTGGDQIRCWCYWRRSDQMLVLQEEIRSDAGVTGGDQIRCWCYWRRSDQMLVLLGEIRSDAGVTGGDQIRCWCYWGRSDQMLVLLEETRSDAGVTGGDQIRCWCYWRRSDQMLVLLEEIRSDAGVTGGDQIRCWCY; encoded by the exons atgctggtgttactcggggagatcagatcagatgctggttttactggaggagatcagatcagatgctggttttactgggggagatcagatcagatgctggtgttattgggggagatcagatcagatgctggtgttactggaggagatcagatcagatgctggtgttactgggggagatcagatcagatgctggtgttactggaggagatcagatcagatgctg gtgttactggaggagatcagatcagatgctggtgttactggaggagatcagatcagatgctggtgttactgggggagatcagatcagatgctggtgttactggaggagatcagatcagatgctg gtgttactggaggagatcagatcagatgctggtgttactggaggagatcagatcagatgcaggtgttactgggggagatcagatcagatcagatgctggtgttactgggggagatcagatcagatgctggtgttactgggggagaacagatcagatgctggtgttactggaggagatcagatcagatgctggtgttactggaggagatcagatcagatgctggtgttactgggggagatcagatcagatgctggtgttactgggggagatcagatcagatgctggtgttactggaggagatcagatcagatgctggtgttactggaggagatcagatcagatgctggtgttacaggaggagatcagatcagatgctggtgttactgggggagatcagatcagatgctggtgttactggaggagatcagatcagatgctggtgttactgggggagatcagatcagatgctggtgttactggaggagatcagatcagatgctggtgttactgggggagatcagatcagatgctggtgttactggaggagaccagatcagatgctggtgttactgggggagatcagatcagatgctggtgttactggaggagatcagatcagatgctggtgttactggaggagatcagatcagatgctggtgttactggaggagatcagatcagatgctggtgttactga
- the LOC127637182 gene encoding uncharacterized protein LOC127637182 isoform X1: MEEIRSDAGVTRGDQIRCWFYWRRSDQMLVLLGEIRSDAGVIGGDQIRCWCYWRRSDQMLVLLGEIRSDAGVTGGDQIRCWCYWRRSDQMLVLLEEIRSDAGVTGGDQIRCWCYWRRSDQMLVLLEEIRSDAGVTGGDQIRCWCYWRRSDQMQVLLEEIRSDAGVTGGDQMQVLLGEIRSDAGVTGGDQIRCRCYWRRSDQMLVLLEEIRSDAGVTGGDQIRSDAGVTGGDQIRCWCYWGRTDQMLVLLEEIRSDAGVTGGDQIRCWCYWGRSDQMLVLLGEIRSDAGVTGGDQIRCWCYWRRSDQMLVLQEEIRSDAGVTGGDQIRCWCYWRRSDQMLVLLGEIRSDAGVTGGDQIRCWCYWGRSDQMLVLLEETRSDAGVTGGDQIRCWCYWRRSDQMLVLLEEIRSDAGVTGGDQIRCWCY; this comes from the exons atggaggagatcagatcagatgctggtgttactcggggagatcagatcagatgctggttttactggaggagatcagatcagatgctggttttactgggggagatcagatcagatgctggtgttattgggggagatcagatcagatgctggtgttactggaggagatcagatcagatgctggtgttactgggggagatcagatcagatgctggtgttactggaggagatcagatcagatgctg gtgttactggaggagatcagatcagatgctggtgttactggaggagatcagatcagatgctggtgttactgggggagatcagatcagatgctggtgttactggaggagatcagatcagatgctggtgttactggaggagatcagatcagatgctggtgttactgggggagatcagatcagatgctggtgttactggaggagatcagatcagatgcaggtgttactggaggagatcagatcagatgctggtgttactggaggagatcagatgcaggtgttactgggggagatcagatcagatgcaggtgttactgggggagatcagatcagatgcag gtgttactggaggagatcagatcagatgctggtgttactggaggagatcagatcagatgcaggtgttactgggggagatcagatcagatcagatgctggtgttactgggggagatcagatcagatgctggtgttactgggggagaacagatcagatgctggtgttactggaggagatcagatcagatgctggtgttactggaggagatcagatcagatgctggtgttactgggggagatcagatcagatgctggtgttactgggggagatcagatcagatgctggtgttactggaggagatcagatcagatgctggtgttactggaggagatcagatcagatgctggtgttacaggaggagatcagatcagatgctggtgttactgggggagatcagatcagatgctggtgttactggaggagatcagatcagatgctggtgttactgggggagatcagatcagatgctggtgttactggaggagatcagatcagatgctggtgttactgggggagatcagatcagatgctggtgttactggaggagaccagatcagatgctggtgttactgggggagatcagatcagatgctggtgttactggaggagatcagatcagatgctggtgttactggaggagatcagatcagatgctggtgttactggaggagatcagatcagatgctggtgttactga
- the LOC127637182 gene encoding uncharacterized protein LOC127637182 isoform X2: MLVLLGEIRSDAGFTGGDQIRCWFYWGRSDQMLVLLGEIRSDAGVTGGDQIRCWCYWGRSDQMLVLLEEIRSDAGVTGGDQIRCWCYWGRSDQMLVLLEEIRSDAGVTGGDQIRCWCYWGRSDQMLVLLEEIRSDAGVTGGDQMQVLLGEIRSDAGVTGGDQIRCRCYWRRSDQMLVLLEEIRSDAGVTGGDQIRSDAGVTGGDQIRCWCYWGRTDQMLVLLEEIRSDAGVTGGDQIRCWCYWGRSDQMLVLLGEIRSDAGVTGGDQIRCWCYWRRSDQMLVLQEEIRSDAGVTGGDQIRCWCYWRRSDQMLVLLGEIRSDAGVTGGDQIRCWCYWGRSDQMLVLLEETRSDAGVTGGDQIRCWCYWRRSDQMLVLLEEIRSDAGVTGGDQIRCWCY; encoded by the exons atgctggtgttactcggggagatcagatcagatgctggttttactggaggagatcagatcagatgctggttttactgggggagatcagatcagatgctggtgttattgggggagatcagatcagatgctggtgttactggaggagatcagatcagatgctggtgttactgggggagatcagatcagatgctg gtgttactggaggagatcagatcagatgctggtgttactggaggagatcagatcagatgctggtgttactgggggagatcagatcagatgctggtgttactggaggagatcagatcagatgctggtgttactggaggagatcagatcagatgctggtgttactgggggagatcagatcagatgctg gtgttactggaggagatcagatcagatgctggtgttactggaggagatcagatgcaggtgttactgggggagatcagatcagatgcaggtgttactgggggagatcagatcagatgcag gtgttactggaggagatcagatcagatgctggtgttactggaggagatcagatcagatgcaggtgttactgggggagatcagatcagatcagatgctggtgttactgggggagatcagatcagatgctggtgttactgggggagaacagatcagatgctggtgttactggaggagatcagatcagatgctggtgttactggaggagatcagatcagatgctggtgttactgggggagatcagatcagatgctggtgttactgggggagatcagatcagatgctggtgttactggaggagatcagatcagatgctggtgttactggaggagatcagatcagatgctggtgttacaggaggagatcagatcagatgctggtgttactgggggagatcagatcagatgctggtgttactggaggagatcagatcagatgctggtgttactgggggagatcagatcagatgctggtgttactggaggagatcagatcagatgctggtgttactgggggagatcagatcagatgctggtgttactggaggagaccagatcagatgctggtgttactgggggagatcagatcagatgctggtgttactggaggagatcagatcagatgctggtgttactggaggagatcagatcagatgctggtgttactggaggagatcagatcagatgctggtgttactga
- the LOC127637182 gene encoding uncharacterized protein LOC127637182 isoform X4: protein MLVLLGEIRSDAGFTGGDQIRCWFYWGRSDQMLVLLGEIRSDAGVTGGDQIRCWCYWGRSDQMLVLLEEIRSDAGVTGGDQIRCWCYWGRSDQMLVLLEEIRSDAGVTGGDQIRCWCYWGRSDQMLVLLGEIRSDAGVTGGDQIRCRCYWRRSDQMLVLLEEIRSDAGVTGGDQIRSDAGVTGGDQIRCWCYWGRTDQMLVLLEEIRSDAGVTGGDQIRCWCYWGRSDQMLVLLGEIRSDAGVTGGDQIRCWCYWRRSDQMLVLQEEIRSDAGVTGGDQIRCWCYWRRSDQMLVLLGEIRSDAGVTGGDQIRCWCYWGRSDQMLVLLEETRSDAGVTGGDQIRCWCYWRRSDQMLVLLEEIRSDAGVTGGDQIRCWCY from the exons atgctggtgttactcggggagatcagatcagatgctggttttactggaggagatcagatcagatgctggttttactgggggagatcagatcagatgctggtgttattgggggagatcagatcagatgctggtgttactggaggagatcagatcagatgctggtgttactgggggagatcagatcagatgctg gtgttactggaggagatcagatcagatgctggtgttactggaggagatcagatcagatgctggtgttactgggggagatcagatcagatgctggtgttactggaggagatcagatcagatgctggtgttactggaggagatcagatcagatgctggtgttactgggggagatcagatcagatgctg gtgttactgggggagatcagatcagatgcaggtgttactgggggagatcagatcagatgcag gtgttactggaggagatcagatcagatgctggtgttactggaggagatcagatcagatgcaggtgttactgggggagatcagatcagatcagatgctggtgttactgggggagatcagatcagatgctggtgttactgggggagaacagatcagatgctggtgttactggaggagatcagatcagatgctggtgttactggaggagatcagatcagatgctggtgttactgggggagatcagatcagatgctggtgttactgggggagatcagatcagatgctggtgttactggaggagatcagatcagatgctggtgttactggaggagatcagatcagatgctggtgttacaggaggagatcagatcagatgctggtgttactgggggagatcagatcagatgctggtgttactggaggagatcagatcagatgctggtgttactgggggagatcagatcagatgctggtgttactggaggagatcagatcagatgctggtgttactgggggagatcagatcagatgctggtgttactggaggagaccagatcagatgctggtgttactgggggagatcagatcagatgctggtgttactggaggagatcagatcagatgctggtgttactggaggagatcagatcagatgctggtgttactggaggagatcagatcagatgctggtgttactga
- the LOC127637182 gene encoding uncharacterized protein LOC127637182 isoform X3 — protein MLVLLGEIRSDAGFTGGDQIRCWFYWGRSDQMLVLLGEIRSDAGVTGGDQIRCWCYWGRSDQMLVLLEEIRSDAGVTGGDQIRCWCYWRRSDQMLVLLGEIRSDAGVTGGDQIRCWCYWRRSDQMLVLLGEIRSDAGVTGGDQIRCRCYWRRSDQMLVLLEEIRSDAGVTGGDQIRSDAGVTGGDQIRCWCYWGRTDQMLVLLEEIRSDAGVTGGDQIRCWCYWGRSDQMLVLLGEIRSDAGVTGGDQIRCWCYWRRSDQMLVLQEEIRSDAGVTGGDQIRCWCYWRRSDQMLVLLGEIRSDAGVTGGDQIRCWCYWGRSDQMLVLLEETRSDAGVTGGDQIRCWCYWRRSDQMLVLLEEIRSDAGVTGGDQIRCWCY, from the exons atgctggtgttactcggggagatcagatcagatgctggttttactggaggagatcagatcagatgctggttttactgggggagatcagatcagatgctggtgttattgggggagatcagatcagatgctggtgttactggaggagatcagatcagatgctggtgttactgggggagatcagatcagatgctggtgttactggaggagatcagatcagatgctg gtgttactggaggagatcagatcagatgctggtgttactggaggagatcagatcagatgctggtgttactgggggagatcagatcagatgctggtgttactggaggagatcagatcagatgctggtgttactggaggagatcagatcagatgctggtgttactgggggagatcagatcagatgctggtgttactggaggagatcagatcagatgcag gtgttactggaggagatcagatcagatgctggtgttactggaggagatcagatcagatgcaggtgttactgggggagatcagatcagatcagatgctggtgttactgggggagatcagatcagatgctggtgttactgggggagaacagatcagatgctggtgttactggaggagatcagatcagatgctggtgttactggaggagatcagatcagatgctggtgttactgggggagatcagatcagatgctggtgttactgggggagatcagatcagatgctggtgttactggaggagatcagatcagatgctggtgttactggaggagatcagatcagatgctggtgttacaggaggagatcagatcagatgctggtgttactgggggagatcagatcagatgctggtgttactggaggagatcagatcagatgctggtgttactgggggagatcagatcagatgctggtgttactggaggagatcagatcagatgctggtgttactgggggagatcagatcagatgctggtgttactggaggagaccagatcagatgctggtgttactgggggagatcagatcagatgctggtgttactggaggagatcagatcagatgctggtgttactggaggagatcagatcagatgctggtgttactggaggagatcagatcagatgctggtgttactga